GAAGTAGGTGAACTCAACGAGAGCTGAACGTTTTGAATAAGGTAAGATATAAGTAAAACTGCACGTTCCCTCGTCCATAAGTGTATAATCCATCATCGTGCACACGTCTGGATCAAAGTGATCGCCAGTTGTCTTAATCACGATTCCTTTGAAATGTTGAAAGATTTTGATCGATTTTTTGTCTTCGTAAAAATCTTTTGGAACACGGCTATCGAGTATGAGATCAGCCGTGAGAGTCTCACCGTTTTCAAGCGAAATCTGTTTGTTAGAGGTCTGTTTTGAAACCGTTTCTACGGACCCGTTGATGAATGTGATGTGAGGTGATTGTTCTAATCTCGCTTTCGCGAAAGCGGTAAATTTCTTACTATCCAGAGTTTTATACACATACGGCTCTAGATCCAGCTTCAACTCGTGGCCTTTCTTGAGCACGATAGTTTTACTCCAGGTTTGTTCCACAAGATGATCCCATTTGCCAGCACCTTTTTCCCAGAAACTCCAAGCTTTTTCGGGCCTTTCATCGCTCCAAGGATCGATTACAGCGATCTTCTTCTCCACGTTCTGATTGATCAGCTCGTGAACGATGTGGCTCCCAGCACAGCCCAGCCCTATGATCGCTATGTCGTAATGATGAACCATAAAGCTGCTGCAAAAACAAGTTGAACACTATAAATATTAAGGGCGCTTGTGAAATCTCCCTTGAGCTTGTATCTCCCTGCGACGATGTGTAAAACAAACGCAATGATCCACCAGCAAACGTAGTTAAACCAGCCAGCACCGCCCTCAAAATGCCAGAAACCGGCAAAATCGCAAACCTGCTCCAAAAAGAAATCCAGTAGCACCATGAGACTTGCTCCCAGAGCTGCTTTGAGATAGACGTTTGAGGCGACTTTTTGACTGATTATATGCGTAACCGTGGTGAGAACCGCCCAGTTGGCTCCTATTAGAATTGGGATTTTATCGATTTTAGGTCCAAAGTTCTTTCCGTAATAATACTCACCAAAAAGAAATCCTGTATGCACCCCTATCCACTCCACGACAAATCCCGTGGTAAAAAATAAAGCGAAGAGTAGTAAAGATTTCCTCGATAGCACTGGTATCAAACCGATGCATAGAACCGTTATATAAATGAGCGTAAACGGAGACTTTGGC
This genomic interval from Nonlabens spongiae contains the following:
- a CDS encoding lycopene cyclase family protein is translated as MVHHYDIAIIGLGCAGSHIVHELINQNVEKKIAVIDPWSDERPEKAWSFWEKGAGKWDHLVEQTWSKTIVLKKGHELKLDLEPYVYKTLDSKKFTAFAKARLEQSPHITFINGSVETVSKQTSNKQISLENGETLTADLILDSRVPKDFYEDKKSIKIFQHFKGIVIKTTGDHFDPDVCTMMDYTLMDEGTCSFTYILPYSKRSALVEFTYFSHKVVTESTYDHFLKKYIKEHLKIEEYQITDVEQGIVPMTTYDFKQHNHPDHFRIGTAGGWVKPSTGYSFKMSEKKARQLVENIRDDRKLDHGLFSKKSQLYDATLLDVLDKNNGNGDEVFYKLYSSNKMKYFFRFLDEETTFLQDLRIMFPMTSMAFLKPFFAHLPKIFGRNQG
- a CDS encoding carotenoid biosynthesis protein translates to MIKKAALIFLWVVHISALIGIALGQADFFLPKSPFTLIYITVLCIGLIPVLSRKSLLLFALFFTTGFVVEWIGVHTGFLFGEYYYGKNFGPKIDKIPILIGANWAVLTTVTHIISQKVASNVYLKAALGASLMVLLDFFLEQVCDFAGFWHFEGGAGWFNYVCWWIIAFVLHIVAGRYKLKGDFTSALNIYSVQLVFAAALWFIITT